Genomic segment of Populus nigra chromosome 14, ddPopNigr1.1, whole genome shotgun sequence:
taaaagcagTTTctcaaagggaaaaaagaagaagaagaaagaagctaCTCTCAGAAAGCATTGATAAGACCTGAAAAAAATCCCATATAATTCTTGCTGTGCAAATATATCCTTTCTCGTgtcattaagaaaaaactatgtCAATCATGGAGGCCTTATCAACGGAGAATATTCTGTAGGAAGTAGATGGCGTTGTATCTGACCTGACGGAAGATTCTTTTGTCGATCGAGTCATTGCAATTTCCTCTTTGACTCCACCAACTTCTATTGAGTTAGGCAAAATTAATCTGGGTACATTTCATATATAGTGGTCGGTTAGCTATTGTGCACGCCACCAAGGTACTGATATTATAATTAGTGGCCAGTGTTATCGATAATCAGCAATTTGTTTTACCAATTAAACATGGTTAAATAGTTAATCTAAATTCATTTGTCTAATTAGTATTAGTAGTCAATaattatgatagtttttttattagttaagaGATTAGCGTTAATATATAGTTAATATTTAACAGGACAGAAAAGTCGTATTAATTAGCTTAACCTAAATTCATTTGTCTAATTATATGAACACATGCAGTGAGCTCTCGAAGTCATTTTAAAGAGAGCCTAGCTAATCCCTAAAAGCATAGGCATAATCAAGATATTCTAGCGACTAGAACAAGGATTTCTACAATAGATAACCCCCCACGACAAGAAAAGATGTATCCCTTTAGCCAGATTCATTGTTAAAAAcctccatttctttctttctttttttttttttttttttttttgattcacgtggggtgtccgggccagcttgcgcgcaccacgactattccccacggtccactggacatcctgcaagcccaggggcaggttaggcaccgcgtgGGTGACaagcgtgcacatagagggtcgaactcgagacgggggcggaacaagtcacacggttgaccacagcagctagaccctcaagtgcaAAACCTCCATTTCTTAAGGTTATAGGTCGTAGGTTGTAGCCGCGTGACCATCAATCTAAATCCTAGAAAATTTGGAAAAACATAGAACAAGACAAAATCCAAAAGCAATTAAAGCACAATATGTTGCATGCGATATCTGTATGTGTACGTGGCTGTTCATCATGTGATCAACTGCATAATTAATGCAACGAAACTTGTAATGCTTGTGGTAAAGGACTCCAAATCCAATAAAGAGCAGTAAATGACAGCGATTAGCAGCACCAGTGCTAACGCCTAGCTAGTGGATTTATTGCATACCTAGCTGATGCCATACGAATTTATGATCTTGTTTGGAATTCAATACGAACAACCACTCTACCATGTTCAGttgaaaaacaacaagaaaggCATAAATTGCTGTTGGTGAGAGTTGGCTGTTGAGTAATGAAGCGAATTTGAATATTGCAATGTGGTGTGTATTAGCCATGGCAATAAATGAAGGACTTGATTGCGATTTAATCTGTagataaatataacaatattctATGATGTAAGATCGATATcatttatagaactccattaTCTATCACGAAACTTGCTTTTGAAGCTCTTGATCGAAGTAGTTTGGGCCATAAGGAATCATTttgtttgacttaaaaaatatgGTGAAGAAATGTCAATTAGTATCTAGAAGAGGAGAATTGGGTGCACAAGCACAAGGATTTATGGTGAATCCATGTGCATGGTGGACCTAGCCCTCACCATTTATATATATGGACCATGCATGATCAGTAGCTATCCTTCTTAGCTTTTGACAAAACTGTGAAGTGAACACATGATCGTTAATGGTCCTCGCTCGCATTATCTCTGCTAGCTAGCTTATCTAGAAAGTGGCATCGCTAGCTACTGCATGCGATGGATGAGATACCGTGTAAAATTAACCCATATTTCATTGATTGCTGATAAGAAGCGTGTGAAGCGAACGAAAACCCATATTTGACTTGAGACCAATCGAGGAAGTCTCGTAGATTCAAGTTGTAACCATTTTTTTCAATCACTATATGTGAAATCTCttcttaaaaaactatatatatatatatatatatatatatatatatatatatatatatatatatatatatatatatatatatatatatatatatgactggATGCAATTAATCTTGGATcatagaaaattagaaaaagaatctcacaatttgaaaatatcgagattatatatatatatatatatatatatatatatatatatatatatatatatatcatgctaAAGAGAGGCTAAAATACAGcattcttacattttttttaattaatttttttgtttgtgcttTAGACATTCTTATATATAGTATTGTGCATATGTGGTTGatgatctcttaaaatttaatttatttaaaaaaacatgttatttgatGTTTGGATAGTAATTAACAGGCCAACAaatatgttatttgtttttttttaaatattcatgtCATTAATTTTCTTAGCCGAGGATGTACAAAATTAATGGTGAAAGTCTTCATTTAAAGATactgatgataaaattaataattttaaatggaaaggatagtaaataaaaagaagagttttaaattttaaaaacaagaatgtttttatatatatatatatatatatatatatatatatatatatatatattctttgaaCTAGAAAGAAATGCTctgtatcaaaattaaattctattttaataGGGGGCCGTGCCAACCCTGGTCCAAAATATTTCATGGGCTATTAATATATGAAAAGGTTAGGCCAAGCCTGGCTCACAAGGCCATACAAAATGCTTGTCTTCAAGGCCGACTTGCTTTTACCTGAAATCTAAACCCTTGAAAGGAAAACCCTGAAATTGAAATCGAAGAGAAGCATCCAAATGCAAGAAAGAGAGGGTCTTTAATCTCTTTGAATCCAAAATTATGTTCTTTAGAAGCAGGTTTCTCTCCTTTCCCCTGGTGATTGGAGCTGTTATGTAAGTTTTCCTTATGTTTCTTTTTCCACATACTTGTTAGTTTCTGACTTCCTGTTTATGTTGCTTGGATTTGCTGGCTTCTTTTGCTCATAAAAACAAGCATGAGCACTAAATTCAGCCCTTTAGATCAGATATTTTAGGACCCATTACCTGTTTATACAGATAGATGGAGTTGATTCAACTAAATTATAATAGGAAAAATTTGGGGAGTTGatgtgtatttgtttttaactaAGGTTTCACATTTATGCTGATTTTAAGGAATCTTTTGGAGGTCAAAGTACTTGTTATTAGATTAGTTGTTGAAGCAACCCAAATAGTATAAACTGATTTCATAGATGTTTTAGAAATTGTGGATAATGGCAGTCAAGAGGGAAAAAACGTTCATTGCTTCTTGACTAATTGCTGCATATGATTGCCAAAATGTGACTTATCTGGTAAATGTGACTTGATATGATTGCTTCTCCTGCGTTTCATCCAACTCCCTCTATGTCTGTGGGGATATTGGTGTTTCTACCAAAAGTAACTGTGAAGTAAATATCATGTTTCTACGGAAACCTAGCTTGGTTCTGCCTTCAAAATATGTTCTCTGCTCtccattttcttgaaattctgTATCCCAAATTTCAGTGCAAAATTTGCAtgtaatgcaataaaaaaaaaacatatggtggaagaaaaatgaaattgaagcgGGGGTGGTTCAACACTTGATGCAGTTGAGTGCTTTTGCTAATCTGAGTGTGAAAGTTTTTTGCCATCTGTACTATGACTTTCCCTTGAATCATTATGCTTGCACTgggattattatttttctgaGTGGAATTCATTCAGTCACTCCATTTGATAGAAAtctcatgttctttttttatttttcattggacAATATACCTGGTTacttatattttagtttttcgtAGTCGAACAGTTTGTACCTTCTTTGAGGTATTGTTGAAAGAGGAGATTAATGAAGAAATGCATATCGTACTATTGGAACTGAACTATATGCATTTAGATGAGTAGCATTTCCTTTTAAGTTTCTGTTAGGCTTTTAACATACAactttgtgttaaaaaaaattccaaacaaaAGCCAGCATGCAATGTTCTCCCCTTTTGCTTTTTCTGAGAATTTAATAGAGCTCTACTTACAGCTTCTTCTGAGTTTACTTGATTGAACTATTCTTGTGAACTTTGAGCTTCTCTGATCAGAGTTGTGTCAATTTTTGCTGaaattttatgtcaaaattgGACAGAATTTTATCTGAAACTATTTTTGCAATAACAATATAAAGGCACAGCTTTTTGATGACCTCAATGTACCGTTAATATACCCATCAGCTACCAAGCCTCCaatcaaaattttcatattatttcatAACATGTCTTTTATGCTTTGGGAATGACTTTATAAGGATTTTGCAGCATTGGAGTCGTTTCAGGGAAGGCAATATTTGGACCCCCACTTGATGAGTACTGGAAAAAGAAGCTTGAGGAAGAGGCAGCTGCAAAAGAGACTGACACAAGCTCCACCTAGCAAATAATACTTGGAAAGAACTTCTGCACAACAATAGCGGAGAAATCAATTTTCCAGTTTgcttattcttttgttttattcaatttttaaaatgtagaaTCTGGAGCACATGATGCTATATTTTAGATAAGGTGGGGTCCCAGCAACATCTGTGGGAGGATAAGATAAACATGGTTGGTTATGTTTtcattttgcttgttttctggtCAAAGGAGAAAGGCTTAAGCAACCTTTACCTCATAACTGCCCTTGAATTGCACTTCCCAATAAATAATGTTGTTGAATTTTGTTCTCATTAGGAGGCCATTGGCGGTGAAGTTTAGCATGTTATTGAACTTCTCTGAGAAGAAGACAGCTCGTGTATTCTATACTGATCCTAACTTGAGCATTGATCCCTTCTGTTCATTTCTACCTCAAGCTTCTTATAAACATTTTAACCTTTTCACCTGGGCTTTGCATCACGGTTTGAGCCTAAGCTATATATGTATGTTGCTTAAAAGGTGACACTAGTTCAACTAGAAGTAGGCGAACCATTAGCCAAAGAATTATATTCCTCCTTTCTGAAGTTGAATCAATGAAACAATTTATAAACTGATTGTAACTTAACTGATTAGCCTTTATTGGATAGGAGCTGGGAGCAATCTCTCTTCTCCATGGACATGTGAACACATTGATGCTGGAAGGCTTGATGTAAACAAATGAAATACATTGAGTGCAAACTGGGGGCTCAAGAAACCCTAGTTCTAGGTAAATTATTCCTCAACAACAACTTGCAAATCCAAAAATGTTAAATCCATATGACTACGTGCAGAAGTGTCTTGAGCAAGTGATACTATTCTGTTTGGTAACGTAATTAaaatcgtgtttttttaaatttaaaatttttttattaattttttttaaatgttttcaaattgttttaatgtattaattttaaaaataattttttaaaaataaaaaaattattttaatatatttttaaataaaaaatattttaaatcaccaTCTATCAGAATCTCGTTTAACAATCCCAAAATAGGCTAgtaatcttaaaagaaaatctatATGATACGGTTTAGGATCCGCAAGCATCATCAGCCCGTGGCAAAACTGTTCCACTGCAGCTGATGCTTTCGCAAAATCCTGCTAGAAGACTTTGCACCATGTTagaaaaaggaaattttaaaacagAAAAGGCATCTTACTGTGCCCCAATTCACGAGAAAACATGCAACCACTTGATATTCTGCCACTGTCTTTGCTTCCATGATATCAATACAATCCAAAAACTGCACATACTGCCGTAGACTTCATATAGACGTTTGCCAGTAATATACAAGTTTGTTTCAGTCTAACAGGATAGGGAAATTGTAACTGGAAAGAAAATATCCAGAAAGTTCAAACATGCAAAAAATAATCTGAGCACGATCTAGATAGAAAGTTACTCTAAACCATGTTACAATGATAATCAGCTGTTGAAAGTACTCTTGAATAATGGAGCGGAGTACATCAATAGTCCATCAGCATCAGGCACTGCATTGCTCCTCATAGCCACAGAAAACCTTTACCTCTATAAGCGATTCAAAGACATTACGAGGGGAGTTCAACAATCAACATGTTCAGATTGATGTCATTATAAGTAACGGGAAAGTCATCTTTCATAACatgaaaaccaaacaaagcCAGTACGCAATCGAAATGAAATTGAATCATGTAAATGCTCTGCATATGCATGGATTTACAAGATAAAACCTGTTTCTTGGAAATTTATTCAACCATATACATGACTAATGTTCATGTTCTCGTCAATAAGAACGAATGCAAAGTGACCTTTGTCTGATAAACTTCTAAAAACTTCTTAAATGGTACTGAACGAAGACAAGTTTGACAACAATATCAGAAGAGAGGATAGACATAAGAAATTTATAAGGTAAGAAACAtcattaaatcattaaaataactCCCTTAATTATATGGCTTAGATTAGATGAATTGAGCTATAAGAATAAACTAGACTAGAACGCATCCTTCAGAGACAAAGTTGCTTGAATGAGTTCACCAAATTAATGACAAATGATACAGAACTAATCAACAATTAAAAGTAGCACCAAGACACAAGCAGTATAGAATATGTGAAAGCACAAAGTAATGCATCCAATCGCAATAACAGAGGATTTTGTAATTACAAAGTAATCATCAGACTatatacttttttcttcttctggtaTGAGGAGATGAATTGAGCTGTACAAAGAAATTAGATACATAACAAATCCTTCATGCATAAAGTTGCATGAAAGAGTTAAGAGAATTCAATGACAAATGATGTAGACATATTCAACAACTTAAGCTGGAACCAGAATCCAATCACCATCTAATATGTGCAAGCACAAAGAAATGCATACAGTTGCTATAACAGAGGATTTTGCATTGACATATCTCACTACTTCAAGACCACTATTAACaacaacttcatgaaaaacatcAACACATCTCCTTATTCCATTATACAGATTCCCCAGCAGAAACTCCAGGAAAGACCGGACAGTCTCGAACGTAACCCTCCCAGTCACATCGAGAACAAGCCTCCTGTTGCTTGGGACTGCCAATGTAGATGACACTTTATTAACCCACCCATTCTCCTTAACCTCGTCAAATGATTTTCTTGCTTTAGGTTCACTAAAAAACGCTTCTTTTCCAGAGAGCTCATCCCCCATTGCACTTTCTCCTTGATCAACAGCCGAATAAGGGGAATCGAAACTCGAATTCGTGTTAGAATCATCAGTTGTCAAAACTTGATGAGATGTCTTGACAAGAGTCTCAATTGCACCATTACATAATGATACCAACACCCCTCTCACCTTGGTTTCATGCTTAGGATTGGTTAATCCTGCAAAAAATTCATCATAGGTGTTGATATGCATAGTTTTGTCAAGGTAAACCGCAACGGCTGTGCTCACAAATAACTGAATACAATCACCAATCAGCTCTTTAGACTTATCACCACAAACCACATCCACCAATTTTCGAGCAGAATCATGACCATCAGCACCAGTAGCGGAAGCATTCAAATCTGAATTTGAATTCAGACCACCTTCACAAAATCCCAAAACCAAGTTCCTAGCAAAGCTTCCAACAACAACAGAGACAAAACCAGACCCAGCTGAAGAACAAAGCTTATCAAAAACCTTATCCAAAAAACTTGGACTTTCATTCCCATTCCCATTGGCACCAGCTTCATTATCAATTCTTCTTGCATTGGCTTGGTAACCACGCAAAATTCCCACAGTTAAAGCTTGTGTAAGGGTAACTAGTGCATCCGAGAACTCATTTGACCTTGCCACTTTAGAAATTTGCTTGAAACTATTGGGAATTTGGTCTGATTCGGATTgaacaaaatctttaaaatccTTAGAAACAACCCCAATAGTTTCAGCAGAATCAGAGATAACTTCAGCAACAGCAACAAAAGCTCCAAAAATCTTGGaaactctctttcttttttcagctAGTAAAGGAAGGTGATAAACTTTATAGGCAGTATAAGTAGAGAAACCAAGAGCTGCTAGTAAAAGAGCCCACCTCTTCTTTCTTCTGGTATAATCAAGAAGACCCTTTTTCACCAACTGCAAGTCCattttgatgatgaaattgaggaaTCAAACGAAGAAGACACGGTAACAGTTTCGCATACAATTTCACTTCATCTACTTCTTGTCTTGTctgtttaaaacaaaaaagactgcAAGGCTGAGAGAGAAGGGAATGAATGAAGTCGGTTGCAGAGAGAGATTGATAAGTCGGTTTGCCGTGGAGTAAAGGGAAGTTGAAGTATATACGTGCTGAAAGCTGTTTGTGTTTGTGGATATGAGAGAAGAGAAACGATCAGCTTCCAAGTTCCACTCACAATCTCTGAAAAATACTTACTccacttgtttatttttttgttttttcaagcaCCAAACAATTTTTGTTGTCGTCGTTTTTGTTCTCGTGGGTacctcaaattttattgttttttgttttttttttagaaaaaaaaattatttttttttatagttttaagacCCGGCTCGGTGGCCAGTTCGGTCCAAGACCCGAgttccgggttttgaccggaTCTTGACAGGATCgtctaatcagtttttttatttaaaaaaatctaaatggcatcgttttaataaaaaaacaaaagtcaatggGTTTGCAATCGGGTCGCCGGGTCAACCGAGTCACactagattttttcttttcctgtttttcTTCAACTTGGTTCAGTTTCAATCCCGGATCGAcccgagtttcaaaactataattttcttaaagaagttgtaagaaggaaaaaaattatatatacttgATTGAGAAACATAACAATACAACTATCAAAAGTAATAATACCACATAATATAAtcaagattgaaaaaataatagtagtaatggcatgataataattaatatgatgcTAACTAAGGAAACGGTGACAAGAGTTATAATAATACCAAATTTACAATAATTatgtaataattttattgataaataatgGTGATTGTggtatataataataatgatatgaTAAATGTGATTGTAACTTACAATAATATGATAGCggcaaaaataatcataatatgtttgtaaaaataatagaaatatcaTTCAACTtatgaagataatttttttaattatcataaaattattattttttaatagtttcatCATTGTATCCTTTTATAGGTAATTACAACTTGAgtatcatataatttttaagataatCCTACATCACATTGTATTATGGTTGAGGATAAATAATAagagttttatttataaatatttctgCTAGTTTCCTTATACTAGGTTGCatgacatttttattattttcacatatatattataattgaagaatAGGATTTAATGATTAGATAAACATGCattatgatgttttttcttttagattagTGGTTTGGTATATCTAGACCTcttcttgaatttaaatatatcaatttgatttatgaatacTTCTACTAGGTTCCAATTGATTAGAAGCTTctacattaaaatgataattatgataataatattgatttgttAATGATAATAGTAGTggtaaaataatgatattagaATTAGTAGTTGTTGTAATCAAGTTAGTGGGGATGATAATAAtagataatattgatgatataaTGGTAATATAAGTAATTATGATACTAATgatatattagaaataaaacttttttattttttaaaaaatttgttctagtttttatttatatttatttgtatcaAGAGGAGGGCACTGCCCTGATCAGGATTACATCAAGCACATTAATTCTAGTGTTCTATATATTCTAGGTATTGCCACCCTATGAATATCCAATTAAtgagttttcttttctatttaatgAATTATAAATCCAATTGTTGATTTATGTGTTAATAAAAGTTAGTTTCAGAATTGAAGTCTTCTCCTCGATCCTCTCGATCGATATTCTTTTCCCATTAATTCTCTCCTGCTCATATATACTTTCcagcttcttctttcttcctcctccttttttctcttcaaatctaTCTCTCTTGTCCCACGTTACATTAGTACCTTCCCTTTTCCTGCAATATTGTAATGTAATATTAGGAAggaacattaatttaaaatacgtGAAAAAGAATGCTAAATTAGGCCCCTCATGGATGGCTTAAAAGATTGCAATATTGTAAGCAATCACGAATGCTGCTGAGGCCCAGCCCTCAGCACTTGGCTGTGAAACAGCTTCTAGCTAGCTAGCCTTTCACCATGGAAAACGTCGGGAAGTCTTATTAGGGATAAAATTGTACTCTCTTTTAATAATCCATGCATGCATGTTCGTGAGATGCTATTCCATACCTGTTAAATAATCCCTTGATCTCAAAGAATTTTATTAGGGATACTCAATTTTCTCTCTATCCCTCTAAACAGCAGCAGGAACACGTTATAAATCCATCCCTATAAAAATTCCTCCCAAAATCACAAGTCTAACAACCACGCGTCCAATGTTTCAGAACCGAGCCGCCGCAAACCAACTGCCACGTGTCATGAAATATATACGTGGCAAATACCCAATGAAAGTCTCAGTCGTCCTCGTCCTAGGTAGCCTTTTAATCCTGTGCAACCAcgtaaaataaactaaatcaaGAGAGGTTAGAGTTTCTGTTGGATTGACTCTCCAATATTTGCTATATATACAACTCTCTTAGCACCCAGAAAACCTTCTAAAATTAGCCCAGCCACACTCCCATCTCTGTAAAGGCCATGGCGCCCTCCTATTGCTTTATTCTCCATTTCTTCTCTGTCTGTGTCTGTGTACATGATTTGCTGTTACACAAGGTATCTCGTCTTCTTCAATTCTATTTATTCaacaaattagtttttattcgTATCCTTCATGTTAAAGCTTTTCTTGACACGCAAACACGCACACACACTTCTTGTAGACTTCTTGATTTAACCAAATTCCTCTTGCAAATATATAGTTTCTTATATATATGATCTGTCTTTTCTGTATCTGAATCAAAGATATGGATTCAAACACTGATACGCgttgattaatttgtttttctttgtattcAAGAAAGaagctcaatatatatatatatatatatatatatatatatatattagagaatTGAGACGACATTTCTGTTAATTAATGTGTTGTAATTTGCACTTAATCAACTTATTAATTAAGTCTTAAGAAACAATTAATCACACAGCCGCTTTCTTATCTCCAGCTTCTTCCCTACGTTTGTAATGTATATATTGTGTTAAAGCGTTCCTTAATCTCATTTTGTGTTATGAACGTATATAAAGGATGATTTCTGAGGCCAACCAAACCTTGAAGCAGCGGTGCTAATTAAGAAGATAGGAGATGGGGACAACTTACCAGCCTTATATCGATCCTGAGTTTGAGTCCCTCATTGAAAGAATTTATCCCCCGAGGTATAGCGTTCTtgaattcttgaaaatataatacATGTATGATCAGTTGTTTGATCTTGCTTGCTGGTTTTGGTGTTGTAGTGTCTGCATAGACAACGAAGCATATCAAGATTGCACTCTTGTCAAGGTCACTTTTCATTATCTTTAACTAagctttttaattatatgaatttcaTGTTATTTAGATTACCtgggtttaattttatttagccatcttttttcttgttggCGTAGAGTTGATAGTTTCTAGTTTgtggatagaaaaaaaaaaaagagatcaagATCCCATCTCTCTGACTGCCCACCAAGTGTGTACCCACTAGAActcgaaagaaaagaaaggaaaagaaaagcttCTGCTGCTATCATAAAGTATAACTACATAGTTTTATATATGTATGACGCAATCTAATTGCAAAAAGGAACCAACCTAGTCACAGGACTTGGAAAGGAAACCCAAGAAGATGGAAAGGTCACTCACGGGAAAATGAGTGAAAAGAGTTGTACTGTAACCTAGTTTTCATGGAAATTTCACATGCCCATTTAGACTAGTCAGTTGTTACCTGGATTTGTAACCAAAAAGGTTTCattaaaattgagaaatttAGCTGTTGCTTGCattgtgttgttgttgttgctgctgcaggCTGACAGCGCAAACAAGCACGGGATTCTATTAGAGATGGTCCAAGTCTTAACAGATCTTGACCTTGTTATATCCAAATCATATATTTCTTCTGATGGGGGATGGTTCATGGACGGTCAGTGCTCACTGCCCTCCAAACTAA
This window contains:
- the LOC133672575 gene encoding protein PHLOEM PROTEIN 2-LIKE A10-like; the protein is MDLQLVKKGLLDYTRRKKRWALLLAALGFSTYTAYKVYHLPLLAEKRKRVSKIFGAFVAVAEVISDSAETIGVVSKDFKDFVQSESDQIPNSFKQISKVARSNEFSDALVTLTQALTVGILRGYQANARRIDNEAGANGNGNESPSFLDKVFDKLCSSAGSGFVSVVVGSFARNLVLGFCEGGLNSNSDLNASATGADGHDSARKLVDVVCGDKSKELIGDCIQLFVSTAVAVYLDKTMHINTYDEFFAGLTNPKHETKVRGVLVSLCNGAIETLVKTSHQVLTTDDSNTNSSFDSPYSAVDQGESAMGDELSGKEAFFSEPKARKSFDEVKENGWVNKVSSTLAVPSNRRLVLDVTGRVTFETVRSFLEFLLGNLYNGIRRCVDVFHEVVVNSGLEVVRYVNAKSSVIATVCISLCLHILDGDWILVPA